One segment of Carya illinoinensis cultivar Pawnee chromosome 1, C.illinoinensisPawnee_v1, whole genome shotgun sequence DNA contains the following:
- the LOC122279975 gene encoding uncharacterized mitochondrial protein AtMg00310-like has translation MARYWWGQKNEEKKVHWITWKKICKAKPVGGMGFKELQIFNMAMLAKQAWRLLKNRESLFHKMYAARYFSNGDLLATSLGGTPSYAWREIWEAKNLLVKGGRWNVGNGSSIHSLDDA, from the coding sequence ATGGCTAGATATTGGTGGGGTCAAAAGAATGAGGAGAAGAAGGTGCATTGGATAACTTGGAAGAAAATTTGCAAAGCAAAACCTGTTGGAGGGATGGGGTTCAAGGAACTACAGATTTTCAATATGGCTATGTTGGCAAAACAAGCTTGGAGGTTGTTGAAGAATAGGGAGAGTTTGTTCCACAAGATGTATGCTGCTAGATACTTTTCTAATGGAGACCTATTGGCAACTTCTCTTGGAGGTACTCCCTCCTATGCTTGGAGAGAAATATGGGAGGCAAAGAACCTGCTAGTGAAAGGGGGTAGGTGGAATGTGGGAAATGGAAGCTCTATCCATAGTTTAGATGATGCCTAG